AGTATATAATATCATGCTTTATTCATGATATTTATCTATTCTACACGCGCACGAATCTCCAATcaaatccaaacaaacaacaagGTGCACATACACTGCATAATTGCATCGTGGATTGACATTCTCGGATACACAAAACCACGACATATCAACACATCTGCATTTTCTTATTGCAATCCATGCCACGCGCACGAATCTCAAACCAAATCCGACGACAGGATGTACATGTACTTGCATTGTGCAGGTACATTACAAATTCTTACGCCATGGATGGATGATGAAGCTCGCTGTCGCTTAACTAGATggggtcgtcgacggcgagcttGGCCGTGCCACCCCAGTGCTGGATCCTGGCGTGCGCCTCGCTGGCCTCCTTGTTCCAGTTGGTGCGCGCCGTGATCGCCACCAGGATCGCCGTCTGCAGCCCGACGCCGGTGAGCATCCCGCCCCACATCCCCTGCACGCCGCGGCGGAGCGGGAACGCGATGGCGTAGCCGACGGGGATGCCGACGCAGTAGTAGCAGCCCAGGTTGATGTACGCCACCAGCCACTGCCACCCGGCGCCGACGGCCACGCCGGAGAGCACCGGCTGGACGCTGTTGAGGAGGAGCGAGAAGGCGAACACCACGCCCAGGCTCGCCACCGCGCGCACCACCTCCGGGCTGCCCGTGAACGGCGCGCCGTACACGTCGCGGAGCAGCAGCACCGCCGCGAAGAAGGCGACGCCGATGGCGACCGAGGACACGAGCACCACCGCGATCGCGAgcctcgccgcccgcggccgcccCGCGCCCAGCTCGTTCGACACCCTCACGCTGATCGCCGCGTTGAACCCGAAGAACACCATGATCTGCCACCCAAACAGGTTCGTGCTGCAAAATGCAAACAGATCGAGATCGACATCAGCTACGATCCTAGCATAAAACAGTGAAGACGATGAGTGATTACTGATTAGTGTGGGTTTTTGTCCCTAAGGGGATATTCTCTCATTTTGCGCATGCCGttcaaaaagttatcaaaaaattatttaaaaatttgtccagatagatcaatatatgatatatcttttcacaaacatgcgagttaaaattcgacttatacaattcgaaacaaaaataataaatttgactgtgaattaCACGTTCACtttatagtcaaatttgttatttttgtttctacttgtataaattgaatttaaatttgcatatttgtgaagtgatatatcacacatactatttttttcaatttttttatggcTTTTTTAGTGACACAAAAATAAAGAGATATCCCTCTAAGGGATGATTTGAGTTTTCACTGACCagatggagacggcggcgacggcgacctggGCATTGGGGAGGTTACCGACAATGACGATGAGGAACATGTAGAACCAGAACTCGAGGCAGATCATGATGGCGGAGCCGAGGGAGAGGCGGGCGAAGCTGAGGAGGTCGGTGAACGCGAGCCAGTCGAACCCGTTCCAAGCTCCAGGGCAGTAGCCCATGACGATGTAGGCGAGCTGGCCGAGCACGACGAGCCACCACGACACGttgagcgcgacggcgaggccgacgaggcCCATCCGGAGCGGCACGAGGAGAAGCCACGTGAGCGCGACGTGGAACAGCAGCACCGCCGCGGAGACGGCCGCCATGGCCATGACCTTGCTCTGGGCCTGGAGGAACTTCTGGATGGGGAAGTTGAGGGCGTAGGCGAAGAGCTGGGGGATCATGTAGAGGGAGAAGCGGCCGGCGAGGACGGTGATCTCGTCGTCCTGGTGGAAGAAGCGGAGGATCGGGGTGGCGAAGAGGTAGATGGGGAGGAGGATGACGCTCATGGCGGTGAGGATCACCCATGAGCGCTGCAAGTAGATGCCCAGCATGTGATGCTGCTTCGCGCCAAAAGCTTGCCCGCATAGCGTCTCCAGCGCGCTCCCCATCCCGTACTGCACCGCACACATTCATACATACACAacacatttttcatttttaggagtaagctgaaataaacaaatagattattataatagattatagattattacaatctataaaCCATATTATTATAGTCTGATAATCCATTCGAAAGGtgcttttttagattatttggtggctaacaactaacaaacaactaataatatagagaaatatatatctaacaacttattctatgtcggcttattataatccgACTTATAATAATCTGGCTCTTAGAGAACGGGTAACACGTGTTGCGGGAATCTTCAAGTGGAGGTCAGAAATTCAAGCAAGATTTCCCAAAAAAATCGTCTAACATACTTTTGAAATTTTAGttaaaactaatttaaatatgtccaaaattaaagTTATATAGCCTTCCATTCGTTCTTAAGTTGAATTCGATCCTCCTAATCTGGGTAGTAGGCACatgatttataaataaaaaagacaTACTACTAGAAGGGTCAACAGTGAtacataaacatatataaatcatgTGCGAGTGTGTGCATGTGGTGTTGTGTGTATAGTAGTGTGTGCATACGCGTCCATGTAATAAAAAATGTTGCGCAGGCGATGGAGAAAACAAGGAATTAATAAAAAAGACATGTGCACTTAACTCTCTACTGCAACTATCGCTGTGTTCGTATTATGGGTGAAAACAGTACGGAATTTTTCTGGATTCCGGTCAtgttttcggaaacggaatcggccggtcggaattttttcggaatttctcGGAATTGGaatcgaaaacggaatcgaatatgataatagcagtttccgtcggaacccGAAAACGATCGGAAACATTCCGGAAAAATTGTCGGAATTTCCGAAGTTAAAAAGCCCATAGATTTAATAGTGCATAATTCATCCCTAGCTTCCTAGCCCAACCCAAATCTCGGCGGCATCTACCCTGACCGGCTAACCCTATAGGAGAGAGACCGTCAGACTCAGAACTCAGACGCGACTCGCGAGttggaggcggagcggcggctgcggcgtccAGATCGCGGcatcgcggcgccggcgcgccctCACGCCCACCGCCCGTGGCGCCGGCGCCCCACCGCCCACTGCTGGTCGCCTGGCCGGCTGGCCCCCGCCGTCCTCGCCCCCACCATCTCGCGCCGCCCTTGCTGTTCGTCgtttcgccgccggccgccgccaccatctcgcacggcgccggcgcgccctCGCGCCCACCGCTGGTCGCCTGGCCGGCTGGCCCCCGCCGCCCTTGCTCTTCGTTGTTTCGCCGCCGGCCTGCTCGGTCCCCGCCATCTCAAGGCTCCGTCCCACCGCGTCTCGTCGTTtcaccgtcgccaccaccgccgccgacgacggaaCAACCACCACACcgacgaggcgacgacgacacCACCACTGCAGTCTCTTCCTCACCGCCACCAACGCCGACGGCTCCTCGCCtcgcagcagccagcagcccaGCGGCAGCATCTGAgcaaccagcagcagcaggtgtaTATAGTGATTGACTTTGCACTTTTACTAATgctctatcattttttttgaaggCTAATGGAACGGAACAAGAGACAGAGATAGTAGAAGCGGAATGTTCTAATGAGGATGGCATTGCGCCAATGGATGTTTGAAGAAAATGTTGGTCAATTTAATTTTCAAGTTACATCTAATTTCAAGTTTCCATTTCAAATTAGTGTACTCCTGCTGCACAAGTGGATGAGATATGTTTGAACCATGTACTGATGTGTTTTGTGATTGAACTATGTTTTGTGATGAACTATGTATTTATAGGGTGATGTGTTTTGTGATTGAACTAAGTACTGAAACACTGATGGACTGATGTGCGTTGCTGTTCTGTGATGATTGATGAACTAAGTGTTGATGGACTGATGTTCTGTTGTTgttctcaaacccatttcctGGAGTGATAGGCTGATAGCAGTATAGCACCTGAATTGTGTATACCTTATAGGCTTATACCATTCTGTTTTGCTGTATTCTTTtagaatatttgttatgcaaattatatgaagttatagaagaatatatttttGCTGTTGAGACTAAACAATTAGACTTGATataattgtgttttatgatgaattgttgactgttgagacttgcgaattggacttgacaaaagtttgaagctcagtttgaggggtttttgtattccgataaattttcgttaccgtatccgcgctggttcgttttcgctccgttttcggtttcgatactATTCGTTTCCGTTTTCGTTTCCGATTCCGAgtccgaaaaaaaaatatgaaaacgaaaacgataaaggtcgtttccgtccgtttccgtaccgttttcacccctaagtTCGTATGTTGAAGTTTGGGATCCAATCTCTCGCGCACTTAAATGGAGTGATTCATTAGCgtgcaattaattaaatatatgctatttttttaaatgggttaatatgattttttaaaaataactttcgtataaaaaatatttgcagtGATTGTTAATTtggatgaagaaaataaaaattagtcTTAAGAAAACAAGTTTTAACTAATTACAAGGAAGTTAgactagatttaataaaactttggatccaaataACTGACATAAGCGCAAAAATGTACAACTCAATCCTGTGATTAAGATAAAGTTTAGACataatgaagaaaaaattgggaaGCTAATCAAGCAAAATAAACTACTGTACTTCCAAGGTCTCTCGAAAAGTGTACTGTAGTCAAGTTGATAGTTAAAAAGACAGTAAATTTTtacacaaattaaaaaaaggacaGTACTTTTGAGATGGAGATAGTAATACACACGATCGATCGGTGAACGAGGGTAATTATATTATACTCCCCTCCCTTCGCTCTATCTTaaaaaattaatcaatattaaatttggTACATCTTAgcactataaatttaaatatatatatatgtgtcaaGGTATTAGAATGTatcatatttaatattttttttagacggaggtgGTAGTTAAGTAGGAATCGATGAATGGAAGTAACTGGAGTAACTATTAAGGAAGTAGCCAgccagctactccctccgttccataatataaggcataaccacccttaatccaaagaccaagaaacaattattatcatctcctaGTTTGGATCactctaataaatataatgcatgcatccaatagaattagagatatTGAGGATGGagaatttaaaaaagtaatagtTTAATGAAGAAGAGGTTCTAATTAactctatgcatgcatgcatgtcttatattatgtaacatataaaaaaatagttatttcttatattatgaaacggagggagttctAGCTAGTGAGTGACTAACCATGATCCCGAAGGCGAGGCCGGCGATGACCATGTTCTCGGTGGAGACGGCGTCGAGCTCGAGCGTGGTGAGGTGTCCGGCGAACACCTGCGTGACGGCGCCGAGCGAGTACTGCGCCAGCGACGTGAAGATGGCCGGACCGGCCAGGTACCACAGCCGCCggttctcctccgccgccagccgcaTCAGCTCCCCCACGCTCCGGATCTCCTCCAGGTCATCCTGCTTCTTCACAGCAACCCCCTTAATCTCCCTCGACTCCGGCGACGACCCGCCGTCACCCAGCAGCAGCGCCTCCCTCAACTCCGGCGACCCGCCGCCTCCATTGTTGCTGTGATCCCATGCAGATCCACTCGTACtgctcattctctctctctcacgctgatctcgatctctctctgaATCGACCGATGGAGAGGTTTGACGCGACGATCGATATGAGTTGGCTCCTACTATATAGCAACTGGGTCTAGAAGACACTGGTGCAATAACTCTCAAACTTAATACATACAATGGACCATTGCATCTTGCCCGATtcatttttcataattatttttttaaaataatgcaAATTAATCTACATTTCTTTTTCATTAGAAGATCGATGTATATGACCACTTCATACACATACTAGTTATATTGCACACGTGTAAGGCAAAGTTATTAGTTATGACTAATATgaattaatatattattttggatAGAGATTCATTAGCTAGGAGGATTGCTGAACTGTGACCAATATGGATTTATATTTGTCTTCTCTTTACCCTTTGTTAGCTACGTACTCCACTTTCTTTTGTTATTGGTCATGATGAGCGACAATTTTGTAACGAGTAGCTGTAGCTTTTGTTGAAGCCAATGTCGGATTTTATCCAttaattatctaaaaataacttaataagaaaaaaagaacatgtttaTCACCTCACGATTTGGTGGTTACCGTGAAAAATATGCGATTATTATGAGGTATACCATAATTTTAAAACCGAGAAGGTTATCGTACATATAACTACGTGATAATTATATGGTTCTATAAACTCTGGTCGCATCACAATAGTGTGATTGTTAATAGTGCGTATCTAGCACACGGTCAATATATAAGTGGGTTGCCACTTGCCAGTTGCCACGGTCGTCGCGATCTCTTATCAATATTGCGTTGATCGatttaatttgtgaataattCGATCGAGGAGTAATCGTTAATTATATAGTTGCGACTGTCATTGTCAGATATCACGTTTGCTATGTACGTACTGTTCGATTACCAAACGAGAGTATTATATACAACACGTCAAGTACAACTTCACCTACTTGAAATTAAAACCAGCTGGAGCGCTGTTGATGACTGAATTTAAAATCGAATTTTGAAAAGAACAATATCGGCGCAggctgattaattaattagagaagTAGCTAGATATAGCAAGGACTGTCAGTATTTATTGTTTAATCACGACAATGGTTCTCGTGTGCCAGCTACTACGACACTACCACAAAAATTTGACGacaaacgacgacggcgacgtgacCACCTCGGTGGACCGATGCACGCAGCAGCTGGTACGTACATTTGGTGATTTGGAGATCCTCTAATGTTTACAAAACCACCGAGACCGTCTGTAAAAATCAATGGGAGTAGCTTGTTCTTCTAGGGGATTTTTAGATGGTATTTATACGGATAAAAAGTTATTGgtttttacttggttttccttAAACTTGTGAGGAGCGTTTTCACTTATAAGATATATGGGAAATCTTCACCTTTAAAGGTTTAgggcttgttcagattgatgtcattttaaaccataccattttttttggtAGAGTTGCCAAATATATACATCCATTTAGTTTCTTGTCAAACTTTAGTAAATACATCAGAAATCCTATACAATATTACCAAATTGCCAAGCCCTTAATGTCTTTATTTCCATGCATATGTTTCATGTGAGGAAGAGATAACAGTATCACAATTAATCCTAATTTTATTGAAATTAAATCTGATGTTTACCCGGATTATATTAAAAACGAAATGATAATATTAGATTACTATATTTAAAACAAAAGGAGCCAGGAGTCATTAGACAACGTTAACAGTGAAGAGAAGGGACAGACTGGCGGAAGGTTGGAtgagtgatgactgatgagtgTCAGCGTCACATCACGTGCTTCATGCAGCATTGACTGTGCGTCCCCAAGCCAAACAGTAGCAGCAGTCGATCATGACTGCGTTCTCACACGATCAACCGACCGACCAACCAACCAACTGCGACATGCAAATGACATTTCTCTTGAAAGTTATTTTAGTACAGCTTGTGGTTAGAAGCATTCCATCATGGTGGTGATATCAATCAAGAGCTATAGCTGCTAGCTGATCATCTATCACTACAGCCGATCTctcccagtttttttttttttcttttggagtcGGATGGATTTTAATCTCTGCTCTTGTGAGCAAGAAATTAAGCTAAAAGAAATCTCAGCCCATGTACATAAATGGGATGGAATTGAGGCCCATCAATTAGCCCAACCAAGTCAATTAAGCCAGAATGAAGAAGCCCCCAGAGAAGCCTGCGGATCATATGGTACACGGCCCACCACCCGGCGATGTGAGTGGGCCTAACGCTGAAATCAATTGATGGGCTTTCAACTATGGCCCTGTATGTAGGTGACCTCATAGGAATCAGGAAACCGGTATCCTCTTGAGGAGGAGGACTTTCGAACTTAAACCGTTCGCCGTTTGGGTTGAGCACATATCACCTCTGTAGCTCTAGTTGGTAGGATTGTAGTTAGTGCTTCTCAGATTCAATGATGAACTCAACAACAAACTTTTGAATTATGCTATTTTTATGGAGTCTGACGAAAGCGATCATCAGTTTGTGAAGCAATGTGCGCATTAAAATAGACTCACAGATGTTATTATTGTGACAACGCCGCAGCTCCATAtcgatattcttttttttctattgttaGATTTCATTAGGAAGTATATTTTCCTAGTTCAGTTAagcttttcttttgaaaaaaagtgGTTCAATACTTTCAGCTACTAAGATTATTCTTCTAAACTCTGTCTTCTTACAATAAGTACTCTAGTAAATTGAGATTTTGTGATTGAGACTTGTCTTTAAAAAAGTACTCCAGCGAGCAAACCACAACACATATCTCGCAGAAGAACTCTTAAAAATCCTTTGAGTTCAATGAAGTTCACACCAAAATCTGTAACTCAACAATAAACCTTTGAACTACGATATTTCCATGTAGGCAGTGTACATCAAAATAGGCTCATGGACGCGGTCGTCGTGTTTTAAGTATAGAGATTACCCTGTCTATATGCCTCTTTTCTGCTGTTAGGTTTATTTCCTTAGTTCCCTTAGCCTTTCATTTGGAAAAGGATGGTTCAGTGCTTCCAGTTACTCTGTTTAGCATTGCACTAAGGATTATTATTCTTCTGAACTGTCTTCAATGATCGATTATGACTTGTCTTAAAACAAATAGCAAACCACAATATGCATCTTGCATAAGAACAAGCGTGTGTTTAGATTGGTGTCATTTTAACTATATCATTGTTCGGTAAAGTTGACAAATATATGGTTGCATTTAATTTTACCAAA
The Oryza glaberrima chromosome 8, OglaRS2, whole genome shotgun sequence DNA segment above includes these coding regions:
- the LOC127781281 gene encoding protein DETOXIFICATION 33-like, whose protein sequence is MSSTSGSAWDHSNNGGGGSPELREALLLGDGGSSPESREIKGVAVKKQDDLEEIRSVGELMRLAAEENRRLWYLAGPAIFTSLAQYSLGAVTQVFAGHLTTLELDAVSTENMVIAGLAFGIMYGMGSALETLCGQAFGAKQHHMLGIYLQRSWVILTAMSVILLPIYLFATPILRFFHQDDEITVLAGRFSLYMIPQLFAYALNFPIQKFLQAQSKVMAMAAVSAAVLLFHVALTWLLLVPLRMGLVGLAVALNVSWWLVVLGQLAYIVMGYCPGAWNGFDWLAFTDLLSFARLSLGSAIMICLEFWFYMFLIVIVGNLPNAQVAVAAVSICTNLFGWQIMVFFGFNAAISVRVSNELGAGRPRAARLAIAVVLVSSVAIGVAFFAAVLLLRDVYGAPFTGSPEVVRAVASLGVVFAFSLLLNSVQPVLSGVAVGAGWQWLVAYINLGCYYCVGIPVGYAIAFPLRRGVQGMWGGMLTGVGLQTAILVAITARTNWNKEASEAHARIQHWGGTAKLAVDDPI